In Danio rerio strain Tuebingen ecotype United States chromosome 18, GRCz12tu, whole genome shotgun sequence, the genomic window AGGTTTACGGTTATTCGTATGTAATTACTCATAATTAACTGTAATTACTACAGTAAAtgcattcaatatatatataacaaagtgtttctgcagacagttttttatgaagtgtgattataaaaaaatgaaactaatTAATTTTAACCATTAAATGCTGGATATATTCAatcactgttgccacacaactgtgttaaaAACCACTTTATaattgatttttgcataatatttcCACCATATTCTCTGAAATTCTAAACAAAGAGATCTCTCAATAAATTCTAtagatattaaatttaatttataaggCAGATGTATTAAGATttgacaacattttttaaagacaGAATCCTGCAGTTGTtgtaacaggctcattctgaaaacgtagccctatatacgttgctggagatcgcaaatgatgtagctagaagtacgtatggctgcattttgtctttaaatcaaatactacggggcggtgtgacgctgttcctttttgcgcttaccagctgaccgcttacctcagtgtgggcggcttttccgctgttaacagtttgtccagttagcttgtcatgtacgttggcggacttgagacacagagaagaGCTGACCACGACAGATACGATTACGGCAAGGAATGGTTtcaaaaagcaggtaagacaaaaacagaaaccaaaaaataaaataagtcataCAGGCAGTCGACTGTCAGTTGACAtcggatttatgcaagaacagcaggcgcgaatggcaagtttgagatctgaaaaagtgtacacagcggcgtCTAGTAGattggcaaaaacaaaaactgcaaaataatgtAGCTCCTGAGTGTATTTGCTGCTCTCcagcaggcccgtgcagagaccgtccaaagggcatgtgcaggatacattttttgaagagagtttttgttgttgttgttgttgtcgcgcgcgtactgaagagtggtgttgtcgcgcgcgttctgctcagctgtgttgtcgcgcgcgtactgtaaagcggggggaGGGGCTGGGTTTAGCGCATACTcaagagtggtgttgtcgcgcgcctactgaagggcgggacggagggtgtgtcgcgtcgcaggGGCTCTTTTGATCAAttggaagggcactttatatccaagaccaaaaagggcatgtgcactgcacaggttgagccctatgtgtgcacgtgcctgctctCCAGTAACGTATATAGTGGTatgtttttcagaatgagcctgggttgagtttTTGGCTGGTCTACAATGCATCAAACTATAAAAATGGCCAATGGAATGTTTTAACTCTACCACCAGGTTGAGTTTCGATTCAAGCGAACCAATGACTGGTGCGATTCTAGTTGGTGGTCCTGCACCAATCCTGGGAATTGTGTCTATGAAGACAGCAGTGAATATGGAGAAATCGATAAAAGTTCCAACGGCAGGAGTAGTTTTACCAACAACTGGTGCCAAACGGAAACTGTTGTCATAAGGAACATCTATGAAAACACACCCTTTGAGCTGCAGTGAGTAACTTGAATTaatttgcaataaaatagtaaTGTTCATTATCTAATCTACTATATCATATCTATCTCAGGCAAAACTCATGCTGCTGGGTGCCCACGGTGAACAATCTCAAAGGCTGGTTCTTCCAAACACATGTGGATCTAGGCATAAGATCTGATACCAATCAACCCAACCAATCACCCGTCACTACTACTTTACACTTTCTACGGTAACCTACATGCAGTAATCACTTTGCTTTTTTTGCAAATAGGCTCATTTTTCAAGTCACatagagttaaacagctgagtttaACCAAATTTGAATGAATTCAGAATATCTCTGGGTTTTGCGGGAGCACTTTttacttagcttagcataggtcattgaaactgattagatcattagcatctaaaaaaaaaagtcaagaaaaagttgataactttattatttttcgTTAGATTCTTCTGTGATTACATCATGTATTTGCTATTTTCTTGGCCGGTATGGCTACAAACTATAATCTCATTCGTAAtagttcaatttaaaaaataataagatcaAAATTTGTTCTTCATTTTTTTGGAGCAAGGTGCTAATGGTcaaatatcattcatttattctttttcttttcggcttagtctctttattaatctggggtcgccacagcagaatgaaccgccaacttattcagcagatTTTAATGCAGTGCATgccctcccagccgcaacccatctcttggaaacatgttcaaatctgatttaatgatttatgtaaGCCAAGATAAAAGTGTTTTGCGATTACATTATGTgtttgctattttctaggccgatatagctaggaactatactctcattctggcataattgttcagttttaaaaatcaaaaattataaaaaatttgttcttcagttgttttttttttgagtgagttaCTAATGGTCTAACCTGAttgaatgatttatgctaagctaagctaaaagtgtttccaCCAAACTCGGAGATCAGCTGAATTGATGCAGAACTGGTAAAACACAACTGTAAATTtagtctatttaaaaaaaataagctggAGGGTTCCTTTAAAACTgctataaacatttattaaactaatGAGAATGCATGAGCAATGGTTAACTGTTTAAACTTCAGCCTCTAATTAAGAAATTATGATGAAAatgtaatcttgtttttttcccccctcacATTTTCACAGCGTACCCCAAAACTGTCCTCGTAAATACCGTCTGATAGCCTTTGATCCAGATGGTGACCAGGTCAAATGCAGATACGGAGCTATGCGCAATGTTGAATGTGACAGATGTGACCAGCCAAGAGGTTTCCAGATCGATCAAGTAAGAAGATTAAGTAATCAGAAAGCAGGAATATATAAATGCTAAAGTCTACATTAGTTTAATTTAAtcagttattttgtttgtttgtttttttacatgtacACACATTACTGACAAAAAGCCTTgggttattttcctccctgctttaaaaactaataaaatacgcACTGAAAAGCAATTACAGAACTCAATATTccttgtgtggtgtgtgttttgCTATCATAAAAATAATGGCCAACCTATGAGTGTAAATAGAACTGTGgaagaactaaaaataaaactaaatcctAATCTCAATTGTTCGCTAGGATGCCTGCACACTAGACTACAGCTATACCTACAGCACAGGCGTCTACGGAATTGAGCTTGTTGTGGAGGACTACCCAAAGAAACACACCACTCTGTCTTACACCGATGGCTCCAGCTCTTACAGACGCGCTCTGAGTAGTGGAAAATTCCGAAGGTCAATTTTGACAGGAATCCAAATCTATAATACTTCAGTAATTGAACCATGGTGGGAAGAAGCATTCGCCAAAccaactacagcaacaacaaGGGGCTGGGGGAAAAATCAACAATCTACAACAACGATTGCTTCTCCATTGTGGTGGTGGtggcagcaacaacaacaacaacaacaacaacaacaacaacaaacaaccacCGAACAACCTACAACTACAGCATGGTGGTGGGATAAACATTCTACAACTACTGCTTCACCCTGGTTGTGGTGGTGGGggcaaccacaacaacaacaaacaaccacCGAAAAACCAAAAACTACAGCATGGACTGCAGCATGGTGGTGGGGGCAACAGCAAAAATCTACTACAACTACTGCATCTCCCTGGTGGTGGTGGCAACAACAAACAACCACTGAACAACCACAAATTACAGCATGGTGGTGGGGGAAACAACAACAAGCTACAACTACTGCTTCACCCTGGTTGTGGTGGTGggggcaacaacaacaacaaacaaccacTGAACAACCTACAACTACAGCATGGTGGTGGGGTAAACAATCTACAACTACTGCTTCACCCTGGTTGTGGTGGTGGGGGCAACCACAACAACAGCAAACAACCACCGAACAACCAAAAACTACAGCATCGACTGCAGCATGGTGGTGGGGGCAACAGCAAAAATCTACTACAACTACGGCATTACCCTGGTGGTGGTGGCAACAACAAACAACCACTGAACAACCACAAATTACAGCATGGTGGTGGGGGAAACAACAACAAGCTACAACTACTGCTTCACCCTGGTTGTGGTGgtggcaacaacaacaacaacaacaacaaacaaccacTGATCAACCTATAATGACACCATGGTGGTGgggaaaacaacaacaatctaCAACAGCTACTGCTTCACCCTGGTTGTGGTGgtggcaacaacaacaacaacaacaaacaaccacTAATCAACCTATAATGACACCATGGTGGTGgggaaaacaacaacaatctaCAACAGCTACTCCTTCACCCTGGTTGTGGTGGtggcaacaacaacaaacaaccacTGAACAACCTAAAACTGCAACATGGTGGTTGGGGCAACAGCAAAAATCTACTACAACTACTGATTCACCCTGGTTGTGGTGgtggcaacaacaacaactactacaaacaACCACTGAACAACCTAAAACTACACCATGGCGGTGGAGGAAACAAGAATCGTCAACTGTCTTAGAACCTACGGCACCTCAATGGTGGCAGTGGCTGAAGACCACAAGCACAACTACCACAACAAGCCCACCTAAACAGTACAAGACCTCCATGGGTTCATATGAGCGCATTTATGAACCTTTCAGCAGGATCCCTCTGCAGTTTACTGTTCTTGGTAAGGTCTCTCAGTGACTAAAGGTAATATttcaaatggtaaaaaaaaatacacaaacaaaatcTGGCTAATAGAAAGTtcttttgagtttgtttttgagTTTTCATTTTGAAATTCTTCACCAAAACCAGACATCCCCCCTTTCCCAGTAGCTCCGGTAGTCTCCCGCATATTCATGgtgcacgtcatgattttgccaagtacgatgcgatcctggattaacatctatgttgaccCTGAAACATTATTTTTCCatgatcaacatagatgttaatctagGAACATGTCCtatttggtgaaatcaggttagcGTATTTGTGGTAGCTCCCGCAAATTTGGCTCTTGAACACCTTTGAGATGGCATTGGTGAGTGGTGATTATTCAAATCGGTAGTTGTGTTCTAGAACTCCGACTTCTCCCATGTGAGATTAGTTTTTATCTCGTATCTAGGGCTGGGAGGTATATCGATTTCTGGAGATATATTGATCTGTTTCCCCAACGCGATGCAAGACTATCCAATATCTTTCATATcgatatggtttgaggccacacGAACGCATTCTGCATGCACCAGACCACTCCAAGGTAGCACGCGAGCTCCACTTGCACAAATCAATGAATGCGCGAATGAATGATTCACTCCCTgtcaaacaaaacatttgttaaaaatgaACAACCCATCACTACATGCGACACGGAGGAGCATGCAGTGTTGGTGTTCAAAATCCCCCTCGTGTGTATGCACGTCAAACAGCACCTACAGctgtcacagcggtttatcagaaACCATTTATCGATCATTTCTTCCGCAATTAACAGCAAGAATGAACATAGAAGCCTTGTCAGATTGACAAGCAGTactttaatgtgtttaaaagaattaaaaacgccAAAAATGGGATGACTTTATACTGCATTTTCAAAGTGAAACCACCTCAAATTCACTGAATATAAGTTTAGTATTTATTACACAACAgtctcttctttacatttacaaTATAACACATTTAGCGCTGCGTTCTGGTCTGTTATTGCATTTtgactttaatttttaattttattctaatctttgtatttatttattctgtttatttgatttatttattttagtcccTTAAATGGAAGACGTGGTTTGATTTGTGTGTATGCCTAGAGCACAATCATTTGATGATTTCaacaattattaaaacaaaaaaaggaaaaaaaaaacatgcatttgtctaccaaacatttaattttctattttaatatctcGCTGTTATCTACTCTTTCAACAAATAACAATATAAGAATGAtcattttaatgatgatgataacagGGAGGCAAACTcctgtgtttgaattatatttttctcaaaaactgttcaataaagttttaataaaggctttaactctcaaataaccatttatgggaaaataccggATATATTTTGTTTACCGTATTCCTCCTAAAAATACAGAGATTTGATTTTTTTGCCCAtttcgcccagccctacttaTATCCAGAGGTCAGACAGGAGAACAACATCCAAGTTAGCAACATGAACAAACTTGAGAGTCAAGCAGAGCTGTTACAGATGTATCTGCACCTGAACAATTGGCTGTGAAGAGATTTTTAAGACTCAGAGAGGGTCGTCATGACCATTTTGcaaaattttaaacattgctcCATTCAGTGCCTGTTAGCTCcaaatagaaaacaatgtaaagacgtGCCACAATGGCTCTTTTTGTCTGATGCTGTCTCGGCTGTTTGTCAGAtctttatgaaactgttctttcACAGCCAGCACTGTTGTGTTTACGGGTACATGTGAGCACTGTGACATTTACAGCCCCATCTACTACAGCGAGAGGGTTTCGGAAAGTTCAAAAACAGAAACTGTGACAAAGtctctttaaaattatttttgtcctcaaaaaaaagaaagaacttCATTTGAAGTATACCGGGGCCTTAACTAAACATCACATCAGTGTTATCATCTATGCTAATTTGTGTCATTGCAGTCGATTCAGCTGCTCCATCCTGCACTGAAGGACATTACATTCCTCGCTTTGTGTCACCAACTCCAAATCACGGAGAAGAAATCCAAGCTGCACCACTCCATGAACTGGAAATCAGAGTTAAAGCTGTAGCGGCGTATGCAACGTGAGGGCTCGTGTTTGAATAACTGATAATAATCacttaaagagttagttcaccccaaaatttaaatgaagccattaattactcaccctcatgtcgttccaatctCCTGAGGCCTTCATCTTTGCAACACAAACTAAGATATTTTAGGTTTAATCAGAGAGTTCTCTCATCCTCTAAAGACAGCAATGGTTCTGGCCagaaaaatactaaaaaacaTCCTCAATGCAAAAATAAAGACATTAACAGTTTCTTCTCCTAAGTGTCAGTATAGGGAGAGCGATGTCCTCTTTATGCATGTCTCATTGGTCACACTGCTGATGTAAATCTTGAATGCACCTGTTCTTTGTTCAACTTTacttctatagtgcttttacaatgtagatcaaagcccctttcacacatacagacctctCCAGAAAATTACCCGCAACTTTCCAGAAagatctgtatgtgtgaacagaccctttttgaaaataccggtaaattcgttccagcaatattttggaaaaagaagttgtaacattaccggcaatttgccagaatgctgctctgtgtgaacgcagaaggaagattgccggaaaaagCGGGTTCATGTCTAGAACACGCTGATGCGAGACGTCTATTTTAgtcaatcagaacagtcagacttATTCACATTTGTGCggtatatgaaaataaaagcctttgaattttttctagacatatttagctgctagatgttagtcagattatgtttctatgttcctccttaatgccaactgtgtaaaaaaatgaacaataaaatgcTTATGGTAAGcaactgtttgtttaccttcaagctctgcttgacACGTGTGCATGTGAAGGAGCCGGTGACCGCCAGCAcgcacacatatcatgtacatctcaacatctgaaagtgttcctccatatgttttcatataaATTGATCAAAATACTTATCCAGCCAcataatttgtaatgtagtcaagtgtgtaaacatttagctgcggtttgcgtttctgcctttggatgtctcgcatttaaatacaactttaagtacaagctttaaataaaagtgaaaccattaaAAAAAGGCCGACCTCTTctatgtttacaaacacaagcgcagccgtttataGCTCACTTctggtaaatgatgtcagaatttgcctgtattttggaatggatgtgtgactGGTCTAttccggaaaaattccggaaCATCCGTGCCAATGTGAACACCTTTTTTatgaatttactggtaaagtcaTTCCGTAAATTTTCAGAATATTTACcgatatcactgtgtgaaaggtgcTAGTGACAAAGAACCCACTTTGAATGTTACCACTTGATTGAAtgagcgttatcagtggttatcagctgatagatatggaccAGTAGgtgccttctgcgcctactggtaggctcagaaggttgTTAACATACATCCACATGgataatcagctatactaatagaaaaGGGCCCAGACGCAGATCTGTTTTTCCATTGCTGTGACGttagagtttagggttggggtagacgttattaaaataaaattaataggaaatttaatgactaatataaataattcttgttaacttccggcctcagccatatgtgatctacagctgattaaccatgtggatagatgacaacagccttctgagcctaccagtactATAGGTGgagaaggcccctactggtccATTTCTATTAGCTTATATCCGCTGATAACACCtattcaattgagtgataacattggctgatcaaagcagcttaacatggatgaagttttcagagttgaagttcagttcagtgaaatgtatgtcactgatgagacgccaaaacactgaagagcaaatccaaagATGCGTAGCTCCACACATCCCaaatcaagcaagccagtggcaaccaAACAACTGgcaaacaaacttcaccaattgacaaagtgAAGGCAAAAAAAGTTGAGAAAACAGCATGGGCACGCGAGGTATGCTTCAGTGCACAGCGCCAATGAACATACATCCTATATTGacacttaaaacaaaaaaaatgtgtaataaagtcattacttttttttaatgtgcgcacaaaagtattcttgtaGCTTCATAATATTCCgattaaacaaatgaagacacATAAACTGTCTATGAGATTCATGGTATACTTATCTGAACTTTGAACGAGTCtgaaccattgctgtctatggaggctaagagagctctcagatttcatctaaaatattgtCAGATAAGTTCTGAAGATGAACTCATTCGGAACAAATTGAGGGTGATTAGTTattgacagaactttcatttttgggtaaactaacccttaaacctgttttcatgttgttttatGACTCTagatatttgaatgttttatccatttaaaatgttttaattttattgttactCGAaactgtttaagaatgtgctttGAGAATTAATGGTTTAAAGGcactatataaaaatgtattattattattatgattattattatgatgatgattattattattattattattatttctattatttaatgACCCATGCTTTTTAATTCCCAGGGTTACTGATGTGATTATCAGCGGTCCTCTGAAGATAACCAAGCATGCACTGAGCACAGGAGAGTACGCTATTAGATGGACACCAAAGAGGGAAGAACTCGGAGATCATTTCCCTGTGTGTTTCATTGCTGAGAGCATGAGCGGGTGGGTTAGCTATGTGTTATAATTGAAATCTAGCAGCTAACAGCATTGCAAGTgaagtgattttttatttatcatctaTTTACAGAGGCAGCATCTATCAGTCTGAAATGAGATGTGTCATGGTCACTGTTGGACGGCAGCCTGGTAAGTAATTCTACCATTGATTATGTTTAGATGGACATCAGAACTCAAATTAGTCCTTAGTCTGCACTGGACTtatgaggataaaagcctttgaatatttttccagacacatttagctgctagaaattagtcagataacgtttatatgttcatcttaatgccaaccgtgtaaatatttatcgataagatgcttatgataagccgttgtttgtttaccttcaagctatacgtgtgcccgtgaaacagcccatgagcgccagcacacacacacatatcatgtacatctcgacatgcaaaagtgtttgtctatatgttttcatcggagttgttcacaatactgatcatccacagagtttgtgatgtagtcaaatgtttacaaatacaagcgcagccgtttagagctcatttctggttaatgatgtcagaatttaccagtattttggaatggatgtatgaatgctcttttccggaaagaTTCCAtaatgtcctcgcctgtgtgaacagcgctttttttttatttaacggtaaagtcgttccggaaattttccatatatttatcggtatcactgtgtgaaagggtctATACTGACTGAGAACTGTTTAGCAGGCAAAAACAAAGCATACTTTTGGTAATTtgtttgaatgattgattgaatttACAGTGGATGCGAATGTGATCTGCACCGGAACCAACATGGTCGTTGAAATTGAGCAGATGAACTCTGTTGGACTCCATAAAGACTATCTGCGACTCAACAATCCTGCCTGCACTTTGGACTCAAACGGCACTCATGTGCTGGCGAACTTCTCCCTCAATGCTTGTGGCACCTTGATTGAGGTAATTTTCTCACAGGGTCCAAAAAAGaagttaacaaaaataaacatttgtcattatttaatcttccatggaaaaaaaaaaatgctgggttccacacaatcaattttgtgttgagacaacaggAAGGAATTAAGTTTGcttattaggttttacaaatttaagtggattgaacataagacaattaagttgtcctcaagGATTGTGctttttcagcttattttaaataattagtttgaacaaactgcaaacattttttttgagtCCAGTTATCTTTCAAGCCCATATTCAATTtaccacaaaacaaaacattatgaaGCCACATGAATAGCTGAATTCATTTTGAAATCTAATATGCAAAGCAGCAATGAAATATGTAAAATggcagtgtatttctgtattgaaattagcatttttcccTCACTTAGGAGCAGTTTGGTGCAAAtggaaaattaaaatatataatttatatttactattttcataTGGAGGACCAAATTACCCAAAATTGATTCGTTAAATAACTGATGATGATTTAAGCCGGCATAATTGaataacttaaacattttaattataactccttaaaataaaactataattgtaaatttcaatattttaaattctataattttattttcatttagcttTTGCTGGAAATTTGTAACATATTTAAttgaaaatgctaaaataaatacagaaatgcatTGCCATTTTACATATTCTACTGctgttttgcatattacattcgttcattcattcattttctttttggcttagtccctttatcaatcaggggttgccacactggaatgaaccgccaacttttccaacacatgttttacgcagcaaatgcccttccagctgcaacccatctctgggaaacacccatacactctcattcacacacatacactacgagcaatttagctttcccaatttacctatagcccGTGTCTGTggactgtgaggtgacagcgctatccactgtgccaccgtgctgccacatATTACATTCCAAAATCCAAATTccaaaattttttaaatttaaatgtttatagaatgagagtatagttcctagccaacttttcattttccaccTACCTTAACACACAATATACCTATTGAAGTGTAACgctttttttgagtgagatgctattCTCAATACCAAAGCCATATGGTACAAAATtataaacacactaataaaaattTCTCAAAATTATGGAAAATAACAAAAACAGAATGAAAATATTCAAATGAAACTTTAAAATTGGAAAATTATGCAAACCCATTGGTCagttgagcaagatgctaatggtctaacctGATTTGATGATTCATGCTAAGATGAGCTAAAAGTGCCAGACCTCAGCTCAGctcaattgatttaaaaaaatggtaaaactcgaaTTTTTAACTCTAGGTGAATTGTAAAATGAgtcccccacccccaccccccgcaAATAGAAGTGTTTCTTTAATGGAATGTTTCTGTAAATCATACAGCTGGCgcagtttttttcagtttgttcatgacaatttgcatctgtataatgtgattattattagcagtattatttattatgtgcatatttatatttgctttattaaaaacaagtttagatttgtctacctgtcgagttttggagatgtctgcatcacTATATGGGTATaaaaataggacgtgtgtttggatataaccacACTTTGTTATCATTGTTTAATTATTCGGTTGCTGAAAATTATaactgaattcagaaatagttttgaaacaaatctttgcgcttagcaaatgaaattaaatatgttggctaatggatgtctttagtggagtgagtttccaccatttccttatccatgaaagtaaaggagtaaagtaagaagtaaagtaaagagaaagtaaagaggccgaatggaggaggcttgttctttattctcgtgctgcagatcctctgtttaactgttttgttgctagtgaagcgtttagtttttcaacttacaaagtccaccatgtaaatagcaaatgtgccatggcatgaTGCAACTGACTGTTAAAGGGAAcgggagatgagattctgattggtttaatgcacgttatgctcaaaacacacccatatctCATTACGAGAATAAGCACAACTGTGtttatccttaaaatagcaaaagttaaTTCAGACATGCCTTAATGCTTTTAAGGCATGTGCTTTAGACTCTGGCTTAGATGggtaaaatagagccctaagccACATTCACACAAATAACATTTCACACTTCTACATTCTTCTACAGGAAGATGAGCAGTACATCATTTTCAAGAACGAAATTATCTCAACCGATGACCCACACAGCATCATTACCAGAAAACACGAGGTGGAGATTGAGGTCTCCTGCCGTTACGAGAAGAAAAATAACATAGCACTGGAGTTCACCGCAATAAGACACAGGACCACCGTCACAGAGAAAGGCTTCGGCACCCTCACCTACAGCTTTGGACTCTTCCAAACACCAGCCTACTACAGAGAATTAGACGTGACCGCGTACGCAGCCGAATATGAGCTTGGAGAGAGGATTTACATGCAGATTGAATCCCAGTCTTCAATCAACAACACCGAGCTCTTCGTTGAATCTTGCGTGGCGACACCTTACAATGACCCCGACTATCAAACGCACTACACAATCATCCAGGACGGGTAAGATCAATTGATTGAGCTGCAGATACAAATTAGCGCTGGGCGCACACAAGAAGTTAATTGTGCTGACTTTGACCTGATTTCTTCCCTTCCGACAGGCTATGAAATGTCCTAAAATTCTTGGTGGTTTTAAAGACTAGCTTATCCGATTTTCCTGTGATCTGAGGTGTTTTAAAGCctttgtgaaatcaaaatttgcaatgttttttttgctagcgcacattgttattctttaggtgaagcATTAATCTGTGCAAAGTTAAAGGTGCATTagtttaataagctaaattgttcattgACATCTAGTAGATTTATGGCTTCAGTAAGtttaaaaaatctccagaaatggttttataagCTAATGTATTAAGCCGCCTTCATACataatacgcccccttgtggcagtcgtaCAGGATATTCAGTTTTGTCGGTGTCCGAAATGAAGGAGTGcgaaagcaagagcctttattcgctgtgcgttcaccatggttgaattaattaatgaatactagaaactcatagactgctaacatttttggagggaatgtggagactaaattatagtaaaaaaagatttaaaaattaagaatttttttattattattatttgttactcatttatgaatagagtttttttttaaatatagactttttctgattcaaaaaataacaaaaa contains:
- the si:ch73-167i17.7 gene encoding uncharacterized protein si:ch73-167i17.7, encoding MMFSALLLNLLLLVCFAAAGQHYGGSVTFSPKGANADGSMRVEFRFKRTNDWCDSSWWSCTNPGNCVYEDSSEYGEIDKSSNGRSSFTNNWCQTETVVIRNIYENTPFELQQNSCCWVPTVNNLKGWFFQTHVDLGIRSDTNQPNQSPVTTTLHFLRVPQNCPRKYRLIAFDPDGDQVKCRYGAMRNVECDRCDQPRGFQIDQDACTLDYSYTYSTGVYGIELVVEDYPKKHTTLSYTDGSSSYRRALSSGKFRRSILTGIQIYNTSVIEPWWEEAFAKPTTATTRGWGKNQQSTTTIASPLWWWWQQQQQQQQQQQQQTTTEQPTTTAWWWDKHSTTTASPWLWWWGQPQQQQTTTEKPKTTAWTAAWWWGQQQKSTTTTASPWWWWQQQTTTEQPQITAWWWGKQQQATTTASPWLWWWGQQQQQTTTEQPTTTAWWWGKQSTTTASPWLWWWGQPQQQQTTTEQPKTTASTAAWWWGQQQKSTTTTALPWWWWQQQTTTEQPQITAWWWGKQQQATTTASPWLWWWQQQQQQQQTTTDQPIMTPWWWGKQQQSTTATASPWLWWWQQQQQQQTTTNQPIMTPWWWGKQQQSTTATPSPWLWWWQQQQTTTEQPKTATWWLGQQQKSTTTTDSPWLWWWQQQQLLQTTTEQPKTTPWRWRKQESSTVLEPTAPQWWQWLKTTSTTTTTSPPKQYKTSMGSYERIYEPFSRIPLQFTVLVDSAAPSCTEGHYIPRFVSPTPNHGEEIQAAPLHELEIRVKAVAAYATVTDVIISGPLKITKHALSTGEYAIRWTPKREELGDHFPVCFIAESMSGGSIYQSEMRCVMVTVGRQPVDANVICTGTNMVVEIEQMNSVGLHKDYLRLNNPACTLDSNGTHVLANFSLNACGTLIEEDEQYIIFKNEIISTDDPHSIITRKHEVEIEVSCRYEKKNNIALEFTAIRHRTTVTEKGFGTLTYSFGLFQTPAYYRELDVTAYAAEYELGERIYMQIESQSSINNTELFVESCVATPYNDPDYQTHYTIIQDGCILDDTLELYTSHQPMIRFSMQAFQFIGLHQQVFISCSVIMCEANNPNSRCSQGCINSTTAPPSHHIDKRDAPIQTSSHFISQGPLRLKRSVQHEVSSTVLNLNLVFIAGCLLAAVGMVCAVLIYRSRRAQIKYRPLKSDEI